A section of the Sporomusaceae bacterium FL31 genome encodes:
- a CDS encoding lactate permease, giving the protein MTWTQIYDPMNSLALSAFLAAIPMVVIFYLLAVRRAPGQIAGSAAMVSAVLIAILVYKMPVGTALTATAMGAMYGIFPIFWIVITAIFIYNMTVETGQFEVVKNSIASITDDRRLQALLVAFAFGAFLEGAAGFGTPVAISAGMLVGLGFNPLYAAGLCLIANTAPVAFGGIGIPIIVAGQVTGIDVMKISAMVGRQLPFLSVIIPIWLVVLMAGWKSAMEVLPACLVAGVAFAGLQWFSSNYLGPELPDILSSLAAIIGLTIFLKVWKPAKIWRFPGEPVAAATTTAQIAKDLTFGKVLKAWSPFLVLTVMVILWGIKPIAAALDAATIKILVPGLDKVVMQVAPIVKKPTAMAALYKINWLSAAGTALFIASIISAAILGIGPSRFFTIFGKTFVQLKKPLITIPCVLGLAYIMNYSGMTASMGLFLAGTGKFFPFFSPLLGWLGVFLTGSDTSANALFGNLQAVTAQQVGVSDVLTVAANSSGGVTGKMISPQSIAVATAATGLVGKEGDLFNFTVMHSFILALAVMIMTYAQAYWLSWMIP; this is encoded by the coding sequence ATGACATGGACTCAAATCTATGATCCAATGAACAGCCTTGCGTTGTCGGCTTTCTTAGCAGCAATTCCGATGGTTGTTATCTTCTATCTACTTGCTGTACGCCGCGCGCCTGGTCAAATTGCTGGATCTGCTGCAATGGTATCCGCTGTTCTTATTGCAATTCTTGTTTATAAAATGCCTGTTGGCACTGCTCTTACTGCTACTGCTATGGGCGCTATGTATGGTATATTCCCAATCTTCTGGATCGTTATTACTGCAATCTTCATCTATAATATGACTGTTGAAACTGGACAGTTTGAAGTTGTTAAAAATTCAATTGCTTCAATTACTGATGACCGTCGTTTACAAGCTCTGCTTGTTGCGTTCGCATTCGGTGCATTCCTTGAGGGTGCTGCTGGTTTCGGTACTCCAGTTGCTATCTCCGCTGGTATGCTTGTAGGTCTTGGTTTTAATCCTCTTTATGCTGCAGGATTGTGCTTAATTGCGAATACTGCTCCTGTTGCTTTCGGTGGTATTGGTATTCCTATCATCGTTGCTGGTCAAGTAACTGGTATTGATGTTATGAAAATCAGTGCCATGGTTGGCCGTCAATTACCGTTCTTATCCGTAATCATTCCTATCTGGTTAGTTGTTCTTATGGCTGGCTGGAAATCAGCAATGGAAGTTCTTCCTGCTTGTTTAGTTGCTGGTGTTGCTTTCGCTGGTCTTCAATGGTTCTCTTCCAACTACCTTGGACCAGAACTTCCAGATATTCTTTCTTCACTTGCTGCAATCATTGGACTTACAATATTCCTGAAAGTTTGGAAGCCTGCTAAAATCTGGCGCTTCCCAGGTGAACCTGTTGCTGCTGCAACGACTACTGCTCAAATCGCAAAAGATTTGACTTTTGGTAAAGTTCTAAAAGCATGGTCACCATTCCTTGTGTTGACTGTTATGGTTATCCTGTGGGGTATTAAACCAATCGCAGCTGCTCTTGATGCAGCAACTATCAAAATCTTAGTTCCTGGTCTTGATAAAGTAGTTATGCAAGTAGCTCCTATCGTTAAGAAACCAACCGCAATGGCTGCGCTTTATAAAATCAACTGGTTGAGCGCTGCTGGTACTGCCTTGTTTATTGCCAGCATTATCTCTGCTGCAATTCTTGGAATTGGACCTAGCCGTTTCTTCACTATCTTTGGTAAAACTTTCGTTCAATTGAAAAAACCTCTTATCACTATCCCTTGCGTACTAGGTCTTGCTTATATCATGAACTACTCTGGTATGACTGCAAGCATGGGTCTGTTCCTTGCCGGTACTGGCAAATTCTTCCCATTCTTCTCACCACTTCTTGGTTGGTTGGGTGTATTCCTGACTGGTTCCGATACTTCTGCTAACGCATTGTTCGGTAACTTACAGGCTGTAACTGCACAACAAGTTGGCGTAAGCGATGTTTTAACTGTTGCTGCTAACTCCTCCGGTGGTGTTACTGGTAAAATGATTTCCCCACAAAGTATCGCAGTTGCTACAGCAGCTACCGGTCTTGTTGGTAAAGAGGGAGACCTGTTTAACTTCACTGTAATGCATTCCTTCATCCTGGCATTGGCTGTTATGATTATGACTTATGCACAAGCATACTGGTTATCCTGGATGATTCCTTAA
- a CDS encoding transcriptional regulator, giving the protein MLDELDKKIICAMQDEFPLVAEPYREIAEKLGISETELLSRLKSYTKSGKIRKMGAVLRHREVGYSANALCAWLIPNERIDEIGCLMASKAEITHCYVRTEQADWRYNFYTMLHGHTRKECQDFAAKLSQETGLTNYIMLYSTKEWKKTSMRYFREIE; this is encoded by the coding sequence ATGTTAGACGAACTTGATAAAAAAATTATCTGTGCTATGCAGGATGAATTTCCATTAGTGGCTGAGCCTTATCGGGAAATTGCCGAAAAACTTGGAATCAGTGAAACTGAATTATTGAGCCGGTTAAAGAGTTATACCAAAAGCGGAAAAATTCGCAAGATGGGAGCCGTGCTGCGCCATCGCGAAGTCGGTTATTCTGCCAATGCCTTGTGTGCATGGTTGATCCCCAATGAGCGTATTGATGAAATTGGATGCTTGATGGCCAGTAAAGCCGAGATTACTCATTGTTATGTGCGGACAGAGCAGGCCGACTGGCGGTATAATTTTTATACCATGTTACATGGCCATACTCGTAAGGAATGCCAGGATTTTGCGGCCAAATTGTCGCAGGAGACAGGCTTAACCAACTATATTATGTTATATAGCACAAAGGAATGGAAGAAGACCAGCATGCGATATTTTCGCGAAATAGAGTAA
- a CDS encoding AsnC family transcriptional regulator yields MLTAFDKALLNIIQTNLPLDHRPFAVLAEQLGTDEATVIERLRALKENGYIRRIGPFFDSIKLGYVGTLVAVEVKSDCISEVAAVVNSYPGVTHNYEREGRFNLWFTLLSPDLRVQAEILEHVGSLPGVDNILSLPATKKFKVSVQFTLE; encoded by the coding sequence ATGCTCACTGCATTTGATAAGGCGCTACTCAATATCATTCAAACAAATCTGCCGCTTGATCACCGTCCGTTTGCGGTTTTAGCAGAGCAGTTAGGTACGGATGAGGCGACAGTCATTGAAAGATTACGCGCATTAAAAGAAAACGGATATATTAGAAGGATTGGGCCATTTTTTGATTCGATAAAACTAGGCTATGTTGGCACTTTGGTAGCTGTTGAGGTCAAATCTGACTGTATTTCCGAGGTTGCTGCTGTTGTTAACAGCTATCCTGGCGTAACACACAACTACGAACGCGAGGGTCGCTTTAACCTGTGGTTTACCTTATTGAGTCCTGATCTAAGAGTTCAAGCTGAAATTCTTGAGCATGTTGGCAGCTTACCAGGGGTCGACAATATTTTGAGTCTTCCAGCAACAAAAAAATTCAAAGTAAGTGTACAGTTTACTTTAGAGTAG
- the engB gene encoding putative GTP-binding protein EngB, with protein MTETAFDIIRAKYIASAVRIDQYPEGDFAEIVFIGRSNVGKSSLINSLSRHHGLARISGTPGKTQTINFYQMIAKINAEERAEFFLVDLPGYGYARTGQSNRRQWSKFIEEYLLKSPRLKLVCQLIDIRHPPMASDIDMYKWLVANNLPVQVVTTKADKISKMAIQKHTSVIRKALGLAPAPFIVYSSTKGLGRQELLDVIGHVLLK; from the coding sequence ATGACTGAAACTGCTTTTGATATTATTAGAGCTAAATATATTGCATCAGCTGTCAGAATAGATCAGTACCCTGAGGGTGATTTTGCTGAGATCGTATTTATTGGCCGCTCAAATGTCGGCAAATCATCCCTGATTAATTCGCTGAGCCGTCATCATGGGCTGGCGCGAATCAGCGGAACTCCAGGGAAAACTCAAACAATTAATTTTTATCAGATGATAGCTAAGATCAATGCAGAGGAACGAGCAGAATTTTTTCTTGTTGACTTACCTGGTTATGGGTATGCTCGTACCGGTCAGTCCAATCGCCGGCAATGGTCCAAGTTTATTGAGGAGTATTTGCTAAAATCACCTCGATTAAAGCTGGTTTGTCAATTAATTGATATCAGGCATCCACCGATGGCTAGTGATATTGATATGTATAAGTGGCTGGTGGCCAATAATTTGCCTGTTCAAGTTGTTACAACCAAAGCAGATAAAATCAGTAAAATGGCTATCCAAAAGCACACAAGCGTAATCAGAAAGGCATTAGGCCTTGCCCCAGCCCCCTTTATTGTTTATTCATCAACAAAAGGGCTGGGGCGACAGGAGCTGCTTGACGTAATTGGTCATGTTTTGCTAAAATAG
- the lon gene encoding Lon protease, giving the protein MAKRRTIPLLPLRGILVFPYMIIHLDVGREKSISALEEAMVHDRLIMLATQVDAQNDKPEPDDIFNVGTVAEIKQLLKLPGGTIRVLVEGLHRAEITKYKELEPFYQVEITEFDDTGAKTPEIEALTRTAVHQFEQWVKLSKKIPPETLVSVVVVEEPGRLSDLIASHLSLKIEDKQALLDAVEIKDRLETLCEILGREMEILELEKKINVRVRKQMEKTQKEYYLREQLKAIQKELGEKDDRTSEVAEYRERLKEQEFPPEVAEKINKEIERLEKMPPMVAESGVIRTYLDWLFALPWAKQTDDSLDIVNAQTILDEDHYGLEKVKERILEYLSIRKLTETMKGPILCLVGPPGVGKTSLARSIARSMDRKFVRVSLGGVRDEAEIRGHRRTYVGALPGRIIQGMRTAASKNPVFLLDEIDKMSADFRGDPSAALLEVLDPEQNNTFSDHYVEVPFDLSRVLWIVTANVMHNIPRPLLDRMEVIHIAGYTDEEKVQIAKRYLVNKQMRDHGLKEKQVVFSEGTIQKVINDYTREAGVRNLERNIASLCRKSARQIVQDKRTNIKITAQNLHTFLGAPKYRQRQAEATEQVGVSTGLAWTEVGGDVLPTEVSILKGKGKLILTGQLGEVMRESAQAGLSYIRGKAGDLGIDLEFYEKNDIHIHLPEGAIPKDGPSAGITMATAVVSALTAKPVRNDLAMTGEITLRGRVLPVGGIKEKVLAAHRVGIKKIIMPKENKRDMDDIPNNVKRSLEFVLVEHMDEVLKHALVSLND; this is encoded by the coding sequence ATGGCAAAAAGACGTACAATTCCACTACTGCCGCTTCGAGGCATTTTGGTATTTCCATATATGATTATTCATCTCGATGTGGGACGGGAAAAATCAATTAGTGCATTGGAAGAAGCGATGGTTCACGACCGCCTGATTATGCTGGCAACACAAGTTGATGCGCAAAATGATAAGCCTGAACCAGATGATATTTTTAATGTCGGCACAGTTGCCGAGATTAAACAGCTGCTAAAACTGCCAGGCGGTACAATCCGGGTTTTAGTTGAAGGCTTGCATCGGGCTGAGATTACGAAATATAAAGAACTTGAACCGTTCTATCAAGTTGAAATTACTGAATTTGATGATACTGGTGCAAAAACGCCAGAGATTGAAGCGCTTACCCGCACTGCGGTTCACCAATTTGAGCAATGGGTAAAACTGAGCAAAAAAATTCCGCCTGAGACGCTGGTTTCAGTTGTGGTGGTTGAAGAACCGGGACGTTTAAGTGATTTAATTGCCAGTCACTTATCATTAAAGATTGAAGATAAGCAGGCTTTATTAGATGCTGTGGAAATTAAAGACCGCCTGGAAACGCTTTGTGAAATTCTTGGTCGGGAAATGGAAATTCTTGAATTAGAGAAAAAAATTAATGTGCGTGTTCGCAAGCAGATGGAAAAAACCCAAAAGGAATATTACCTGCGTGAGCAGCTAAAAGCAATTCAAAAAGAATTAGGCGAAAAGGATGACCGGACATCAGAAGTCGCTGAATATCGTGAAAGACTAAAAGAGCAGGAATTCCCGCCAGAGGTTGCTGAAAAAATCAATAAGGAAATTGAGCGTCTTGAGAAGATGCCGCCGATGGTGGCTGAAAGTGGCGTTATTAGAACCTATCTGGATTGGCTATTTGCTCTGCCTTGGGCCAAACAAACGGATGACAGCCTGGATATCGTAAATGCCCAGACCATTTTGGATGAGGATCATTACGGCCTGGAAAAAGTTAAAGAGCGTATTCTTGAGTATTTATCTATCCGTAAACTTACTGAGACAATGAAAGGCCCGATCCTGTGCTTAGTTGGGCCGCCAGGGGTTGGTAAAACTTCATTGGCGCGATCCATTGCCCGCTCTATGGATCGCAAGTTCGTTCGAGTTTCCTTAGGCGGAGTTCGTGATGAGGCTGAAATCCGTGGTCATCGCCGGACTTATGTCGGAGCTTTACCTGGCCGGATTATTCAAGGGATGCGGACTGCTGCTTCAAAGAATCCCGTGTTTTTGCTTGATGAAATTGATAAAATGAGTGCAGATTTCCGGGGAGATCCTTCTGCTGCATTATTAGAGGTGCTTGACCCAGAGCAAAATAATACCTTTAGTGATCACTATGTCGAAGTTCCTTTTGATTTGTCCCGAGTGCTTTGGATTGTTACAGCCAATGTCATGCACAATATTCCACGCCCCTTGCTTGACCGGATGGAAGTCATTCATATTGCTGGTTACACGGATGAGGAAAAGGTTCAGATTGCAAAACGTTATCTTGTTAATAAACAAATGCGTGATCATGGCTTAAAAGAAAAACAAGTGGTCTTTTCTGAAGGAACAATTCAAAAGGTCATTAATGACTATACCCGTGAAGCTGGTGTCCGTAATCTGGAACGAAATATTGCCAGCTTGTGCCGTAAGTCGGCACGGCAAATTGTGCAAGATAAGCGCACCAATATCAAAATTACTGCTCAAAACCTGCATACCTTCTTAGGTGCTCCTAAATATCGTCAGCGTCAAGCTGAAGCAACCGAGCAAGTCGGGGTTAGCACTGGGCTTGCCTGGACTGAAGTTGGCGGCGATGTATTGCCGACTGAAGTTTCGATCCTCAAGGGAAAAGGAAAGTTAATTTTGACCGGGCAGCTTGGGGAAGTGATGCGTGAGTCTGCACAAGCAGGGTTAAGTTACATTCGTGGGAAGGCTGGCGACTTGGGGATTGATTTAGAGTTTTATGAGAAAAACGATATTCACATTCATTTGCCGGAAGGCGCCATTCCCAAAGATGGCCCATCTGCTGGAATTACCATGGCTACAGCAGTTGTTTCAGCGCTGACTGCAAAACCTGTCAGAAATGATTTGGCTATGACTGGTGAAATTACTTTGCGTGGGCGAGTACTTCCTGTGGGCGGTATTAAAGAGAAAGTATTGGCAGCCCATCGTGTCGGTATAAAAAAGATTATCATGCCAAAAGAGAATAAGCGTGATATGGATGATATTCCGAATAACGTGAAACGCAGCTTGGAATTTGTTCTTGTTGAGCATATGGATGAGGTGTTGAAGCACGCCTTGGTGAGTTTGAATGACTGA